A DNA window from Microcystis aeruginosa NIES-843 contains the following coding sequences:
- the leuC gene encoding 3-isopropylmalate dehydratase large subunit → MSARTLFDKVWDAHTVKILPSGQTQLFIGLHLVHEVTSPQAFSMLRERGLKVLFPRRTIATVDHIVPTENQARPFLDDLAEEMIRAIETNVQTNHIPFYGIGSGNQGIVHVIAPEQGLTQPGMTIACGDSHTSTHGAFGAIAFGIGTSQVRDVLATQTLSLSKLKVRRVEVNGDLNPGVYAKDVILHIIRQLGVKGGVGYAYEYAGSTIERMSMEERMTICNMAIEGGARCGYINPDQITYDYLKGRDFAPKDWESAVNWWESIKSDADAVYDDVVVFDAGEIEPTVTWGITPGQGIGVNEVIPTPESLPASERAIAEEAYQYMKLTPGAPIKGTKIDVCFVGSCTNGRISDLREAAKFAQGHRVAPHVKAFIVPGSERVKKQAEAEGLDQIFLASGFEWREAGCSMCLAMNPDKLQGDQISASSSNRNFKGRQGSASGRTLLMSPAMVVAAAIKGEVTDPRELLN, encoded by the coding sequence ATGAGCGCAAGAACATTATTCGATAAAGTCTGGGACGCACACACGGTTAAGATTCTTCCCAGTGGACAGACACAATTATTTATCGGACTGCATCTAGTGCATGAAGTCACCAGTCCGCAAGCTTTTTCGATGCTAAGAGAAAGAGGTTTAAAAGTATTATTTCCCAGACGGACTATTGCTACCGTCGATCACATCGTCCCCACCGAAAATCAAGCACGTCCTTTCCTTGACGATTTGGCCGAGGAAATGATCCGAGCGATCGAAACTAATGTTCAAACCAATCATATTCCTTTCTATGGCATCGGTTCCGGCAATCAGGGCATAGTTCATGTGATCGCTCCTGAACAGGGTCTAACCCAACCGGGGATGACGATCGCCTGTGGTGACTCCCACACCTCCACCCACGGCGCTTTTGGGGCGATCGCTTTTGGCATCGGCACTTCCCAAGTGCGCGATGTTCTTGCTACCCAAACCCTATCCCTATCGAAATTAAAAGTGCGTCGAGTGGAGGTAAACGGCGATTTAAACCCCGGAGTCTATGCTAAAGATGTAATTCTCCATATTATCCGTCAATTAGGCGTTAAAGGCGGTGTTGGTTATGCCTACGAGTACGCTGGTAGTACAATTGAACGGATGTCCATGGAAGAAAGGATGACGATTTGTAACATGGCGATCGAAGGTGGGGCCCGATGTGGTTATATCAACCCCGATCAAATCACCTACGATTACCTCAAAGGTCGTGATTTTGCGCCCAAAGACTGGGAAAGTGCGGTTAATTGGTGGGAAAGCATTAAAAGCGATGCCGATGCGGTTTATGACGATGTGGTGGTCTTCGATGCCGGCGAAATCGAACCCACAGTTACTTGGGGGATTACTCCGGGCCAAGGAATCGGGGTTAACGAAGTCATTCCCACTCCCGAAAGTTTACCGGCAAGTGAAAGAGCGATCGCAGAGGAAGCCTATCAATACATGAAACTCACCCCCGGCGCCCCGATTAAAGGCACAAAAATCGATGTCTGCTTCGTCGGTAGCTGTACTAACGGCAGGATCAGTGATCTGCGCGAAGCGGCCAAATTTGCCCAAGGTCATCGTGTTGCCCCCCATGTGAAAGCTTTTATCGTCCCCGGTTCCGAAAGAGTCAAAAAACAAGCGGAAGCGGAAGGATTAGACCAAATTTTCCTAGCATCGGGCTTTGAATGGCGCGAGGCTGGCTGTTCCATGTGTTTAGCCATGAATCCTGATAAATTGCAGGGAGATCAGATCAGCGCCTCCTCCTCCAATCGTAATTTTAAAGGTCGTCAAGGTTCCGCTTCCGGGCGTACTTTGTTGATGAGTCCGGCGATGGTGGTAGCGGCAGCGATTAAAGGGGAAGTCACCGATCCCCGGGAGTTGTTAAATTAA
- a CDS encoding MraY family glycosyltransferase, translated as MLLSLLSVISFLISFLVVALIKQRFSQQLLDIPNERSSHSQPTPRGGGLGFVVAFALTSGLSYFLLPPSLPLIPLWLSLTPLIIIGLLDDRRSIPSSIRYLVQLSSASVAVTFFGAFPQSWLLDLGFGGKVLAIILTIIGLTAMTNFYNFMDGLDGLVAGCTAVQLGFLALYFQQPILWLLVAALGGFLLWNWSPAKIFMGDVGSTSLGAIVAMVLLNNQGNQSQAWSALTITLPLIGDAIYTLICRLLKRENIFQAHRSHLYQRLQKSGLSHPQVAIIYMGVTLLIAISINYLGNLGAWLSLPLILGLIVLGEIYLNRRVSKHNLAVTRKE; from the coding sequence ATGTTATTATCCCTACTCTCAGTCATCAGTTTTCTGATCAGTTTTCTGGTGGTTGCCCTGATTAAACAACGTTTTAGCCAACAATTGTTAGATATTCCCAATGAGCGTAGCAGCCATAGTCAACCCACACCTAGGGGGGGTGGACTCGGTTTTGTCGTCGCTTTTGCTCTTACCAGCGGCCTCAGTTATTTTCTCCTTCCTCCTTCCCTACCTCTTATTCCCCTGTGGTTGTCCCTGACTCCTTTAATTATTATCGGCCTTCTCGATGATCGTCGCAGTATTCCCTCTAGTATTCGCTATTTAGTGCAGTTATCCTCCGCTAGTGTTGCGGTCACTTTTTTCGGTGCTTTTCCCCAATCGTGGCTATTAGATTTGGGTTTTGGCGGCAAAGTTTTGGCTATTATTCTCACAATTATCGGCCTGACCGCGATGACTAATTTTTATAATTTTATGGATGGTCTCGATGGCTTGGTGGCTGGCTGTACGGCGGTACAATTAGGATTTCTCGCTCTCTATTTTCAGCAACCAATTTTATGGCTTTTGGTGGCGGCTTTAGGCGGTTTTCTCCTCTGGAATTGGTCGCCAGCGAAAATTTTTATGGGTGATGTGGGTAGCACCAGTCTAGGGGCAATTGTCGCTATGGTTTTACTTAATAACCAGGGCAATCAAAGTCAGGCTTGGTCAGCTTTAACTATCACTTTACCTCTGATTGGTGATGCTATTTATACCCTTATTTGTCGATTATTAAAAAGGGAAAATATCTTCCAAGCTCACCGCAGTCACCTTTATCAAAGATTACAAAAATCTGGCTTGTCTCATCCACAAGTAGCAATTATTTATATGGGGGTAACTCTCCTGATTGCTATTAGTATTAACTACTTAGGAAACCTAGGCGCATGGCTGAGTTTACCTCTGATTCTAGGATTAATTGTTCTCGGAGAAATTTATCTGAACAGGAGAGTTAGCAAGCATAATTTAGCGGTGACAAGAAAAGAATAA
- a CDS encoding RelA/SpoT family protein, producing MNAITAIQPETLTVLPRATEPKKALVLPDWLKECLITYENDPQNPDIDLICRAFNFAHKLHEGQYRKSGEPYIAHPIAVAGLLRDLGGDGAMIAAGFLHDVVEDTEVTPEEIEARFGVEVRNLVEAVTKLSKFNFSSKTERQAENFRRMFLAMAQDIRVIVVKLADRLHNMQTLEHLNPQQQQRIALETREIFAPLANRLGIGRFKWELEDLCFKYLEPDAYRAVQLLVSEKRIDREARIETVTNTLREKLPEIGIKVLDLQGRPKHLYGIYHKMHNQGKEFEQIYDIAAVRIIVETKEECYRCLAIVHDQFTPIPNRFKDYIGLPKANRYQSLHTTVVGLNARPLEVQIRTLEMHHVAEYGIAAHWKYKETGSSQTTLTAADEKFAWLRNLLDWQKDLKDGQEYMDGLKNNFFEEDIYVFTPKGDVVALAQGATPVDFAYHIHSEVGNQMKGARINGKWSVLDAPLQNGDLVEILTSKNSHPSLDWLNFVVTPSARNRIRQWYKKSRREENISRGRDLLEKELGKTGFDALLKSERMQSVAKQCNYVAVDDLLAALGYGEVTLKNVVNRLQETVKNQQEILTAKNPPDVLTDSQLILPPSPVQRALPVSKSPIAGVEGLVYRLAGCCCPLPGENITGIVAHAGEGIVIHRQGCSNVEKAEAERLIPVSWNPIDDQGRYPTYPVNIQIEVIDRVGVLKDILSRLSDQNINVRNAGVKTNFGKPALISLKIEVKDLQQFERCVTQIKLMSDVLNVRRISQVKSDRE from the coding sequence ATGAACGCCATCACTGCCATCCAACCAGAAACCCTCACCGTCCTTCCCCGGGCCACGGAACCGAAAAAAGCGTTAGTTTTACCCGATTGGCTGAAAGAATGTCTGATTACCTACGAAAACGACCCCCAGAATCCCGATATCGATTTAATCTGTCGGGCCTTTAATTTCGCCCACAAACTCCACGAGGGCCAGTATCGCAAATCCGGGGAACCCTATATCGCCCATCCCATAGCCGTGGCGGGATTACTGCGGGATCTGGGGGGTGATGGGGCAATGATCGCGGCGGGATTCCTTCACGATGTGGTGGAAGATACGGAAGTCACCCCCGAAGAAATCGAGGCTAGATTCGGTGTTGAGGTGCGTAATTTGGTGGAAGCGGTGACAAAACTCTCCAAATTCAACTTTTCTAGCAAAACTGAACGGCAAGCGGAGAATTTTCGCCGAATGTTCCTGGCGATGGCTCAAGATATCCGCGTCATCGTGGTCAAATTAGCCGACCGCCTGCACAATATGCAAACCCTCGAACACCTCAACCCGCAACAGCAGCAACGCATCGCCCTAGAAACTAGAGAAATCTTTGCTCCTCTGGCTAACCGTTTAGGGATTGGCAGATTTAAATGGGAATTAGAAGATTTATGCTTTAAATATCTCGAACCCGATGCTTATCGCGCCGTGCAGTTATTGGTATCGGAAAAACGTATCGATCGAGAGGCCCGCATCGAAACCGTCACTAACACATTGCGGGAAAAATTGCCAGAAATTGGCATAAAAGTTCTTGATTTACAGGGTCGCCCCAAACATCTCTACGGCATCTATCATAAAATGCACAATCAAGGCAAAGAATTCGAGCAGATTTATGATATCGCCGCCGTCCGCATTATCGTCGAAACCAAAGAGGAATGTTATCGTTGTTTAGCCATAGTTCACGACCAATTTACCCCGATTCCTAACCGTTTTAAAGACTATATCGGTTTACCAAAAGCTAACCGTTATCAATCCCTCCATACCACCGTTGTTGGTTTAAATGCCCGTCCCCTAGAAGTGCAGATTCGCACCCTAGAAATGCACCATGTTGCTGAATACGGGATTGCAGCCCATTGGAAGTATAAAGAAACTGGTTCTAGTCAAACAACTTTAACCGCTGCGGATGAAAAATTCGCTTGGCTGCGTAATCTGCTCGACTGGCAAAAAGACCTTAAAGATGGCCAAGAATACATGGATGGCCTGAAAAATAATTTCTTTGAAGAAGATATCTATGTTTTCACCCCCAAAGGTGATGTGGTGGCCCTAGCCCAAGGCGCGACACCGGTAGATTTTGCCTATCATATTCATAGCGAAGTAGGTAATCAGATGAAAGGGGCAAGGATTAATGGTAAATGGTCAGTTCTTGATGCTCCCTTGCAAAATGGTGATCTGGTGGAAATTCTCACCAGCAAAAATAGTCACCCTAGTTTAGATTGGTTAAATTTTGTCGTTACTCCTAGCGCCAGAAATCGCATCCGGCAATGGTACAAAAAATCGCGCCGAGAAGAAAATATTAGCCGAGGTCGTGATTTATTAGAGAAAGAATTGGGTAAAACTGGCTTCGATGCCCTGCTAAAATCAGAACGAATGCAATCGGTGGCTAAACAGTGCAATTATGTGGCAGTAGATGATTTATTGGCGGCTTTGGGTTACGGCGAAGTTACCCTAAAAAATGTGGTTAATCGTCTGCAAGAAACAGTTAAAAATCAACAGGAAATTTTAACGGCCAAAAATCCGCCCGATGTCCTAACTGATTCCCAATTGATTCTACCACCTTCTCCCGTTCAAAGGGCTTTACCCGTTAGTAAATCACCGATCGCCGGTGTGGAGGGATTAGTCTATCGTTTAGCCGGTTGTTGTTGTCCTTTACCAGGGGAAAATATTACTGGTATAGTTGCCCATGCGGGGGAAGGCATTGTTATTCACCGTCAGGGCTGCTCGAATGTGGAAAAAGCCGAAGCTGAACGCTTAATTCCTGTTAGTTGGAATCCTATAGATGACCAGGGACGTTATCCAACTTATCCGGTAAATATTCAGATTGAAGTGATCGATCGCGTCGGGGTTTTAAAAGATATTCTCTCTCGTTTAAGTGACCAAAATATTAACGTTCGCAATGCCGGAGTTAAGACTAATTTCGGTAAACCCGCTTTAATTTCCCTGAAAATTGAAGTAAAAGACCTGCAACAATTTGAACGCTGTGTTACTCAAATTAAGCTGATGAGCGATGTTTTAAACGTTCGTCGCATCAGTCAGGTAAAAAGCGATCGAGAGTAG
- the patD gene encoding heterocyst frequency control protein PatD, which translates to MLPTNYHQAYKSLLRKLEDFSLALLDGDASTGLQSFQALQTCLEGEILSLNDDNFSPEVANLWRALQTELYRSWRLLETDWLFLASARQGREKRLQIISDRVATLKGYCRVLLGEVVD; encoded by the coding sequence ATGCTACCGACAAATTACCATCAAGCCTACAAATCTTTGTTAAGAAAACTGGAGGATTTCAGTCTTGCCCTTCTGGATGGGGATGCTTCCACGGGGTTACAATCTTTTCAAGCTTTACAAACCTGTCTAGAGGGGGAGATATTGTCACTAAATGATGACAATTTCAGCCCAGAGGTGGCTAATCTTTGGCGCGCGCTCCAGACGGAACTATATCGATCGTGGCGATTGCTGGAGACGGATTGGTTATTTTTGGCCTCGGCGCGGCAAGGACGGGAGAAACGTTTACAGATAATTAGCGATCGAGTGGCGACTTTAAAGGGGTATTGTCGGGTTTTGTTAGGGGAAGTTGTCGATTAA
- a CDS encoding dipeptide ABC transporter ATP-binding protein: MLEIKDLKIAYPTELSSPSWAINGVSFSIGKGETLGLVGESGCGKSTIGKAILRLLPNRTHVEGEITFEGRSLLSLSSKQLEKFRGEAVGLVFQDPMTRLDPLMTIGDHCVETLQAHRTDLTYLEAKNEACTFLEKVKIPANRWSQYPHEFSGGMRQRVAIALALLLNPKLIIADEPTTSLDVTVSAEILRELKRLCSEEQMGLLLISHDLAMVGEYCDQLAVMKGGKIVESGAVKTVFNTPQHPYTRSLLAAALHLQLREEKSTAIQGKETVLKVDNLKQYYTLEGNFLDSFLKKDKKFIKAVDEVNFELYRGEIFGLVGESGCGKSTLSRTLLQLIKPTGGKVEFLGEDLTPLSAEKMRPKRRLMQMIFQDPLACLNPLMTVGESIADPLFIHQKVNLETAKKQVLEMLDRVGLTPVEEFYRRYPRELSGGQQQRVAIARALITHPELVICDEPVSMLDASVQTQVLELMLELQKLFNLTYLFITHDLWLARFLCDRIAVMTAGKIVEMGDTEQIFSHPQHPYTQKLIAAAPRIYPDSN; encoded by the coding sequence ATGTTGGAAATTAAAGACCTAAAAATTGCCTACCCGACAGAATTAAGTTCTCCCTCTTGGGCGATCAATGGGGTATCTTTTAGTATAGGCAAAGGGGAAACTTTGGGATTAGTGGGTGAATCTGGTTGTGGAAAATCGACCATCGGTAAGGCTATTTTAAGGTTATTACCCAATCGCACTCACGTGGAAGGTGAGATTACCTTTGAAGGGCGATCGCTTTTATCTTTATCTAGCAAACAGTTAGAAAAATTTCGCGGGGAAGCGGTGGGATTAGTCTTTCAAGATCCGATGACGCGACTGGATCCGCTGATGACTATTGGCGATCATTGTGTGGAAACTTTGCAAGCTCATCGGACGGATTTAACCTATCTTGAAGCTAAAAATGAAGCTTGTACTTTCCTAGAAAAAGTGAAAATTCCCGCTAATCGTTGGTCCCAATATCCTCACGAATTTAGCGGGGGAATGCGGCAAAGAGTGGCCATTGCTTTAGCTTTATTATTAAACCCTAAGTTAATTATTGCCGATGAACCCACCACCAGTTTAGATGTGACGGTTTCGGCGGAAATTCTGCGGGAATTAAAGCGTTTATGTAGCGAGGAACAGATGGGATTATTGTTAATTTCCCATGATTTAGCGATGGTGGGAGAATATTGCGATCAATTAGCGGTGATGAAGGGGGGCAAAATTGTCGAATCGGGAGCGGTAAAAACAGTTTTTAATACACCTCAACACCCCTACACTCGTTCTCTTTTGGCCGCCGCTTTACACCTACAGTTACGGGAGGAAAAATCAACGGCAATTCAAGGCAAGGAAACGGTGTTAAAGGTGGATAATTTAAAACAGTATTATACCCTAGAAGGTAACTTTTTAGATAGCTTTTTAAAGAAAGACAAGAAATTTATTAAAGCGGTGGATGAAGTCAATTTTGAACTGTATCGAGGGGAAATCTTCGGTTTAGTTGGGGAGTCGGGGTGTGGGAAAAGTACCCTATCGCGAACCCTATTACAGTTAATTAAACCCACCGGGGGAAAAGTGGAATTTTTAGGAGAAGATTTAACCCCTTTGTCGGCGGAAAAAATGCGTCCAAAACGGCGCTTAATGCAGATGATTTTTCAGGATCCCCTCGCTTGTCTCAATCCTTTAATGACGGTGGGAGAAAGTATCGCCGATCCGCTTTTTATCCATCAAAAAGTTAATCTAGAAACGGCTAAAAAACAGGTTTTAGAAATGTTAGATCGAGTCGGTTTAACACCAGTAGAGGAATTTTATCGACGCTATCCTAGAGAGTTATCGGGAGGACAACAGCAAAGGGTAGCCATTGCTCGCGCTTTAATTACCCATCCAGAATTAGTTATTTGTGATGAACCGGTTAGTATGCTCGATGCTAGTGTCCAGACACAGGTTTTAGAGTTAATGTTAGAGTTACAAAAGTTATTTAATCTAACTTATTTATTTATAACTCATGATCTTTGGTTAGCGAGATTCCTCTGCGATCGAATTGCGGTGATGACTGCGGGTAAAATTGTTGAAATGGGTGACACTGAACAGATTTTTAGCCATCCCCAACACCCCTACACCCAAAAATTAATCGCCGCAGCCCCGAGAATTTATCCCGACAGCAACTAA
- a CDS encoding glycosyltransferase yields MVIMIIFKVKKLLKKFVFSLQEEGWKPALKKTKRKIIKILTGKSSSEFEEQVIESAKLAEPRPLEIASSDNPLVSIIIPIYNQFAYTFNCLESLSVNLSSDLAYEIIIVNDASSDETLEQLATLVKGIKVLTNTENSGFIRSCNYGASQAKGQYLYFLNNDTRILENCLESLLKLIINNPQVGAVGSKLIYANGKQQEAGGIIWNSADGWNYGRLDSPEEPEYNYVRPVDYCSGASLLVPTELFKQLGGFSQDFIPAYYEDTDLCFALRELGYQVLYQPQSNVIHYEGITSGTDLSSGIKQYQVINQTKFREKWSKVLTKHLDNDANNVPKAARRLQGKPTILVIDSYVPLYDRESGCVRLLNILKLLLNLGYSVIFFPDNGYPEQPYTSVLQQLGIEVIYGTPQRYNLEEKLIKYLPLIDGVWLCRPELCDKYMDLIRLKTKAPIIYDTIDLHFLRLKRQKDYLDTSYQNTSWSWQTYQKLELNYANQAEATVVVTEDEKQVLSSLGVKNVWVIPNIHEEISLSEKVAFDQRAGLVFIGSYNHPPNIDAVKWLCLEIMPLVWASRPDITVNLLGSNLKDEVKELANDQVIVTGYVPEVEPYFQKSRVFVAPLRFGAGMKGKIGQSLSLGLPTITTKIGAEGMGLIDHQDVLIADTAEEFAQAVIELYDNMELWQKLADNSLETIKRYQPATVQTNLQALLSNLGIVAKDS; encoded by the coding sequence ATGGTAATAATGATTATTTTTAAAGTTAAAAAACTGCTCAAAAAATTTGTCTTTAGTCTCCAAGAGGAAGGATGGAAACCAGCACTCAAAAAGACGAAACGAAAAATTATTAAAATTCTCACAGGAAAGAGTTCCTCTGAATTTGAAGAACAGGTGATCGAAAGTGCTAAATTAGCTGAACCGCGGCCCCTAGAAATTGCCAGCAGTGACAATCCTTTAGTCTCGATTATTATTCCTATTTATAACCAATTTGCCTACACCTTTAACTGTCTCGAATCCTTGAGTGTTAACCTAAGTTCTGATTTAGCTTATGAAATAATCATTGTTAATGATGCTTCCAGCGATGAAACCTTAGAACAATTAGCAACTTTAGTTAAAGGAATTAAAGTATTAACTAATACAGAAAACTCTGGTTTTATTCGTTCCTGTAATTATGGGGCTAGTCAAGCAAAAGGTCAATACCTATATTTCCTCAATAACGACACTCGTATTCTAGAAAATTGTCTAGAAAGTTTATTAAAATTAATTATCAATAATCCCCAAGTTGGTGCGGTGGGTTCCAAGTTAATTTATGCTAATGGTAAACAACAAGAAGCGGGGGGAATTATCTGGAATTCTGCCGATGGTTGGAATTATGGACGCTTAGATAGTCCCGAGGAACCAGAATATAATTATGTGCGTCCCGTGGACTATTGTTCGGGGGCCAGTTTATTAGTTCCTACGGAATTATTTAAGCAATTAGGTGGTTTTTCTCAAGACTTTATCCCCGCATATTACGAAGATACAGACTTATGTTTTGCCCTCCGAGAATTGGGTTATCAAGTCCTTTATCAACCCCAATCTAACGTCATTCACTACGAAGGAATCACCTCGGGAACAGACCTTTCCAGTGGGATCAAACAATATCAAGTTATTAATCAAACTAAGTTTCGAGAAAAATGGTCAAAGGTATTAACTAAACACCTAGATAACGATGCTAATAATGTACCCAAAGCTGCCCGACGTTTACAAGGAAAACCGACAATTTTAGTCATCGACTCCTACGTTCCACTATATGATCGAGAATCCGGCTGTGTGCGTTTATTAAATATTCTTAAGCTGCTGCTCAATTTAGGGTATTCAGTCATTTTCTTTCCCGATAATGGCTATCCTGAACAACCCTATACTTCTGTACTGCAACAGCTGGGAATTGAAGTTATTTATGGCACACCACAAAGATATAATCTAGAAGAAAAATTAATCAAATATTTACCCCTGATAGATGGAGTTTGGTTGTGTCGGCCCGAATTGTGCGATAAGTATATGGATTTAATTCGCTTAAAGACAAAAGCACCAATTATTTATGATACAATTGACCTGCATTTTCTACGTTTAAAACGACAAAAAGACTATCTTGATACCAGTTACCAAAATACTAGCTGGAGTTGGCAAACCTATCAGAAATTAGAGTTAAACTATGCTAATCAAGCGGAAGCAACCGTGGTAGTAACCGAAGACGAAAAGCAGGTATTATCCTCTTTAGGAGTGAAAAATGTTTGGGTAATCCCCAATATCCATGAAGAAATTTCCCTGTCAGAAAAAGTTGCCTTTGACCAGCGAGCCGGTTTAGTATTTATTGGTAGCTACAATCACCCTCCTAATATTGATGCCGTTAAGTGGTTATGTTTAGAAATTATGCCCTTAGTTTGGGCATCCCGTCCCGATATTACCGTTAATTTATTGGGAAGTAACCTCAAGGATGAAGTGAAAGAATTAGCCAATGATCAAGTAATTGTCACCGGTTATGTTCCCGAAGTAGAACCCTATTTCCAAAAGAGTCGTGTTTTTGTCGCACCCCTGCGATTTGGTGCGGGAATGAAGGGTAAAATAGGTCAAAGTCTTTCCCTAGGATTACCGACTATTACCACAAAAATTGGTGCCGAAGGTATGGGATTAATTGACCACCAAGATGTTTTAATTGCCGATACTGCCGAGGAATTTGCCCAAGCGGTAATCGAACTCTATGATAATATGGAATTGTGGCAAAAACTCGCTGATAATTCCCTAGAAACTATTAAGAGATACCAACCCGCTACCGTGCAAACTAACCTACAAGCTTTGTTATCAAATCTAGGAATTGTTGCCAAGGATAGTTAA
- a CDS encoding M48 family metallopeptidase gives MPTYPDISSQAFKHPLDQQAEQALRSVPGFDLLAKSFSEYLYERPQQILLMGNDLKVSPRQYATLYGIYRQCLRDLDMSPEPNLYVSQNPSANAYSLGSEHPYIVLNTALLDLLDEEEIRVILAHELGHLKCDHSILIQMSFWVMGAANFLGGITLGLGKAITTGLVYAFYEWRRKAELSADRAALLVSDDLNLVLRTLMKCAGGSQKYLHECNLEEFIRQGEAYRQLDQDNLNQIYKFLIYNGGNGSFLTHPFSVERVHYLQEWFNSESYRQIRRGNYAKTGVKSSINVDANDSESERLRRQIAELQAEIERAKRQRNHE, from the coding sequence ATGCCAACTTATCCTGATATCTCCAGTCAAGCTTTTAAACATCCCCTAGATCAGCAAGCTGAACAGGCCTTAAGATCAGTTCCGGGGTTTGACTTATTAGCGAAAAGTTTTTCCGAATATCTCTATGAACGTCCCCAGCAAATTTTATTAATGGGCAATGATCTAAAAGTCAGCCCGCGTCAATACGCCACTTTATACGGCATCTATCGCCAATGTCTGCGGGATTTAGATATGTCCCCAGAACCGAATCTTTATGTCAGTCAAAACCCTTCAGCGAATGCCTATTCTTTAGGTTCGGAACATCCCTACATTGTCCTTAATACTGCCCTTTTAGACCTCTTAGATGAAGAAGAAATTAGGGTAATTCTTGCCCACGAATTAGGTCATTTAAAATGCGATCATAGTATTTTAATTCAAATGTCTTTTTGGGTGATGGGGGCGGCTAATTTTCTTGGGGGCATCACCTTAGGACTAGGAAAAGCCATTACTACCGGTCTAGTTTATGCCTTTTATGAATGGCGCAGAAAAGCCGAATTATCAGCAGACCGAGCCGCTTTATTAGTTAGCGATGATTTAAATTTAGTCCTGAGAACTTTAATGAAATGTGCAGGAGGAAGTCAAAAATACCTGCATGAATGCAACTTAGAAGAATTTATTCGCCAAGGGGAAGCCTACCGACAATTAGACCAAGATAACCTAAACCAGATTTATAAATTTCTCATTTATAATGGCGGTAATGGTTCCTTTTTAACCCATCCTTTTTCCGTGGAAAGAGTGCATTATCTACAGGAATGGTTTAACTCGGAATCCTATCGTCAAATTCGCCGGGGAAACTATGCCAAAACAGGGGTTAAAAGCTCAATTAATGTTGATGCTAATGATAGCGAAAGCGAAAGATTGAGGCGACAAATAGCAGAACTACAAGCGGAAATTGAACGGGCAAAAAGACAAAGAAACCATGAATAA
- a CDS encoding DUF6761 family protein, with product MLQDTQSIRYYQRLTDDMVDLWHRGSRFDEIRLYVEGYLACLRHSSSIEPYLIHRLEEEIFRFLRDPSNFEYLSPQTQTQTEADYGYY from the coding sequence ATGCTCCAAGATACCCAATCCATTCGTTACTATCAAAGACTCACCGATGACATGGTGGATCTTTGGCACCGTGGCTCGCGTTTTGATGAGATCCGGCTATATGTAGAAGGCTATTTAGCCTGTTTACGCCATTCTAGTTCCATAGAACCCTATCTAATTCATCGTCTCGAAGAAGAAATATTTCGTTTTCTGCGAGATCCCTCTAATTTTGAATATCTCTCCCCCCAAACCCAAACCCAAACCGAAGCAGATTATGGCTATTATTAA